A part of Ignavibacteriales bacterium genomic DNA contains:
- a CDS encoding carbon starvation protein A, translating to MSGIELVLIALIMFVAAYKLYGGFLSKRLDVNNSKDTPAHTMSDGVDYCPAKAPVLLGHHFASIAGAGPIVGPVIAAGFGWLPVYLWVVFGSIFIGGVHDYASIIASVRHQSKSIGFIIQQYIGVSGKKLFLIFAWATLILVIAVFTIIVADTFTHIPSAGTSSILFMVLAVFFGIAIYRLKVPLWIATLVGVTLLFLSIPAGNLFPIQLDGSTWQLFLLAYIFIASVTPVWILLQPRDYLNSFFLYSLMIGGLAGVIFAAPTINIPAFNSFSLDKVGYLFPALFVTVACGAISGFHSIVGSGTTAKQLNKETDGKIVGYGGMLIEGMLAVLSLIAVASMVNKEFIDILTTKGPVPAFSLGVARFIHAIPVFNFSVESAQTFTALAVSAFALTSLDTATRLARFMFQEYFEDKESEKKSIFVTNRYVSTAITVAFGAALTFSGQTMSIWPVFGSANQLLAALALLALTVWVANLKKGFLFVLIPMIFMFAVTLTALGMLIYTNFIATNYTLSIISVLLFTLAVLLGIKAYGVLTNGKDLIKETI from the coding sequence ATGAGCGGAATAGAATTAGTCCTCATCGCGTTAATAATGTTCGTTGCTGCATACAAGTTGTATGGCGGATTTTTATCCAAACGACTTGATGTAAACAACAGCAAAGATACTCCTGCACACACAATGTCTGATGGAGTTGATTACTGCCCAGCTAAAGCACCTGTTTTACTTGGGCATCATTTCGCATCAATTGCTGGCGCAGGTCCGATTGTTGGTCCTGTAATAGCAGCAGGATTTGGTTGGCTGCCGGTTTATCTTTGGGTGGTCTTCGGTTCTATTTTTATCGGCGGCGTTCACGATTATGCCAGTATTATTGCATCAGTTCGTCATCAAAGCAAATCCATTGGGTTTATAATTCAGCAATACATTGGAGTTAGCGGTAAAAAACTCTTCTTAATATTTGCCTGGGCAACTTTGATCCTCGTAATCGCTGTCTTTACAATTATCGTTGCAGATACTTTTACGCATATCCCGAGTGCAGGAACTTCATCAATTTTATTTATGGTACTTGCTGTGTTTTTTGGAATTGCAATTTATAGATTGAAAGTGCCGCTTTGGATTGCAACATTAGTTGGAGTAACATTACTTTTCCTATCGATTCCTGCTGGTAATTTATTTCCTATTCAACTTGATGGTTCTACTTGGCAGTTGTTTTTACTCGCTTACATTTTTATTGCATCTGTAACTCCTGTTTGGATTTTGCTGCAGCCGCGTGATTACCTAAACTCATTTTTTCTTTATTCATTAATGATTGGCGGATTAGCGGGAGTAATCTTTGCAGCGCCGACAATAAATATTCCTGCATTTAATTCTTTTTCATTAGATAAAGTTGGCTATCTTTTCCCTGCTTTGTTCGTTACAGTTGCTTGCGGAGCAATTAGCGGATTCCATTCAATCGTTGGAAGCGGCACAACTGCAAAACAGCTAAACAAAGAAACCGATGGAAAAATTGTTGGTTACGGCGGAATGCTGATTGAAGGAATGTTGGCTGTACTTTCTCTGATTGCAGTTGCATCGATGGTTAATAAAGAATTTATTGATATACTAACAACAAAAGGTCCTGTTCCTGCATTTTCACTTGGTGTTGCAAGATTTATTCACGCAATTCCAGTTTTTAATTTTTCTGTTGAATCAGCTCAAACATTTACAGCACTTGCTGTTTCTGCATTCGCACTTACTTCACTTGATACAGCAACACGTTTAGCAAGATTTATGTTTCAGGAATATTTTGAGGATAAAGAAAGTGAAAAGAAATCTATCTTCGTAACAAACAGATATGTTTCAACAGCGATAACGGTTGCATTTGGTGCAGCCTTAACTTTTAGCGGACAAACAATGTCAATCTGGCCTGTGTTTGGAAGTGCTAATCAATTACTTGCAGCACTTGCATTACTTGCACTTACAGTCTGGGTTGCTAATCTTAAAAAAGGATTTTTATTTGTTTTGATTCCAATGATTTTCATGTTTGCAGTTACACTTACTGCACTCGGAATGTTAATCTATACAAATTTTATAGCAACTAATTATACATTATCAATTATTTCAGTTTTACTTTTTACGCTTGCAGTCTTACTTGGAATAAAGGCTTATGGAGTTTTAACTAATGGAAAAGATTTAATTAAAGAAACAATTTAA
- a CDS encoding isocitrate/isopropylmalate dehydrogenase family protein: MKRTIVAMPGDGIGKTVLPEAIRVLNAVGFDAEYVHGDIGWDFWCSEGNALPQRTIDLLAEHKIGLFGAITSKPKDAADKELDPSLKDKGYVYFSPIVSMRQRFNLDICIRPCQSFKGSPLNFIRKDGKGGYEEPIVDTVIFRQNTEGLYGGVEWTNPPKQVRDALETHTKMKFFKDVPSEDLAISTRIVTRNASRRIIRAGFEYAKKYGYTNLTLCEKPNVLRETSGMMFKEAKEIAKEYPGIALWDTNIDAQMMWLTKNPENYGVIVAENMFGDIISDGFAGLIGGLGFACSANIGEEVAVFEPTHGSAPKYQELNPSIVNPIAMIMSACMMLDHIDEKAKADRIRKAIANVVEEGKVKTYDMMKLRGGADVFKHGACTTQQMTDEIIRSLPNPS, translated from the coding sequence ATGAAGCGAACAATCGTTGCAATGCCCGGTGATGGCATTGGTAAGACAGTACTCCCAGAAGCAATAAGAGTTTTAAATGCAGTCGGTTTTGATGCCGAATATGTTCACGGAGATATTGGATGGGATTTTTGGTGCAGCGAAGGAAACGCACTTCCGCAACGAACAATTGATTTATTAGCTGAACATAAAATTGGATTGTTCGGTGCTATTACTTCTAAACCAAAAGATGCCGCTGATAAAGAACTTGATCCATCTCTTAAAGATAAAGGTTACGTTTACTTTTCACCTATCGTTTCTATGAGGCAGCGTTTTAATCTTGATATTTGTATTCGTCCCTGTCAATCATTCAAAGGAAGTCCATTAAACTTTATTCGCAAAGATGGCAAAGGTGGTTACGAAGAACCGATTGTTGATACCGTGATCTTCAGACAAAATACTGAAGGACTTTACGGCGGAGTTGAATGGACAAACCCTCCTAAACAAGTTCGTGATGCGCTTGAAACACATACTAAGATGAAATTCTTTAAAGATGTTCCAAGTGAAGATTTAGCCATCTCAACAAGAATAGTTACAAGAAATGCTTCACGCAGAATTATCCGTGCTGGTTTTGAGTATGCAAAAAAATATGGTTACACAAATCTTACTCTTTGCGAAAAACCAAATGTGCTACGCGAAACTTCAGGCATGATGTTTAAAGAAGCAAAAGAAATTGCAAAAGAATATCCGGGTATTGCGTTATGGGATACAAACATTGATGCACAAATGATGTGGCTTACAAAAAATCCTGAAAATTATGGAGTCATTGTTGCTGAAAATATGTTCGGTGATATTATTTCGGATGGATTTGCAGGATTAATTGGCGGACTTGGTTTTGCTTGCAGTGCAAACATCGGAGAAGAAGTAGCAGTGTTTGAACCAACACACGGCAGTGCACCAAAGTATCAGGAACTTAATCCATCAATCGTAAATCCAATTGCAATGATTATGAGTGCTTGCATGATGCTTGATCATATTGATGAAAAAGCAAAAGCTGATAGGATTAGAAAAGCAATTGCTAACGTTGTTGAAGAAGGCAAAGTTAAAACTTATGATATGATGAAGTTACGCGGCGGTGCAGATGTTTTTAAACACGGAGCGTGCACAACTCAGCAAATGACAGATGAAATCATAAGAAGCCTCCCCAACCCCTCCTAA
- a CDS encoding HD domain-containing protein: MKEKVLKIWPEINWIENSELREKVLSCWIYAIENSVLSPEDLEVIPFSLLIKDCKISFMNHKRTAVQLSVDIAKRMKANFGEEIKIDMNILIAGAILIDIGKLIEYDKIDGKLVTSKAGHLLRHPFSGVSIADRFGLPYEVQHIIAYHAKEGDLAKRNVEAIIVHHADFVSFDPFKA; the protein is encoded by the coding sequence ATGAAAGAAAAAGTTTTAAAGATATGGCCAGAAATTAATTGGATAGAAAATTCAGAATTAAGAGAAAAAGTTTTGAGTTGCTGGATTTATGCAATTGAAAACTCAGTTTTATCACCAGAAGATTTGGAAGTAATTCCATTTTCACTTCTCATTAAAGATTGTAAAATATCTTTTATGAATCATAAACGTACAGCGGTTCAACTATCTGTTGATATTGCAAAGCGAATGAAAGCAAATTTTGGCGAAGAAATAAAAATCGATATGAATATATTAATTGCTGGCGCAATTTTAATCGATATTGGAAAACTTATTGAGTACGATAAAATAGATGGAAAACTTGTAACAAGTAAAGCTGGTCATCTTCTTCGTCATCCATTCAGTGGCGTTTCGATTGCAGATCGTTTTGGTTTGCCTTATGAAGTTCAGCATATTATTGCTTATCATGCAAAGGAAGGTGATCTGGCAAAACGAAATGTTGAAGCAATAATTGTTCACCATGCAGATTTTGTAAGTTTCGATCCGTTTAAAGCGTGA
- a CDS encoding GIY-YIG nuclease family protein → MKNYCIYILTNKNNTVLYVGVTNNLTRRIWEHKSKLIEGFTKKYNIDKLVYFESFDNPRDAIKREKQLKAGSRKKKIDLINKINPEWKDLYNFEIIYS, encoded by the coding sequence ATGAAAAATTATTGCATATACATTTTAACAAATAAAAATAATACAGTTCTATATGTTGGTGTAACAAATAACCTTACTAGAAGAATTTGGGAACATAAATCAAAATTGATTGAAGGATTTACTAAGAAATATAACATTGATAAACTTGTATATTTCGAATCGTTTGATAATCCGAGGGATGCAATTAAAAGAGAGAAACAATTGAAAGCAGGATCAAGAAAAAAGAAAATTGATTTGATTAACAAGATTAATCCTGAATGGAAAGACTTATACAATTTTGAAATAATTTATTCATAG
- a CDS encoding MmgE/PrpD family protein: MNKSISRTISEFAVNLQYKDLPQNVIHEVKRFLYDSVGCAFGGYHTKDVRILRNIYHDMGGTDEATVIGFGDKIPAVNATLINSLMIRALDFNDIYWKEDPSHPSDLIPAALSVAEMVGAPMEEVITAIVLAYEFEQRLCEFAVPGVRERKWHHATLTQFVSPIVAGKILGLTVDQMVNAIGISGSHSHTIGCPTAGKLTMMKNTVDPMATQAGVFAALMAKRGYTGTEAVFEGKEGFMDCFLGYNVKDQKIEPQSMKGRDGVSEWKWNIDKLIGGLGESYKILECGMKAFPTEALTHTHLSATLNVITKNNISYDQVETVTLTTLAQAYDILFDPHKYRPESRETADHSLPYCVAAALVDHKVTTQSFSDEKLKDSRIWAVRDKIKGEPSVEFEKMFPAKQPSKVIVRTKDGREFSEYLEYPKGDPREPMTMEDLDNKFDALSSQLLVAGRRKEIKDAIFKAELMSTREFMKKLIV; encoded by the coding sequence ATGAATAAATCAATCTCAAGAACAATATCGGAATTTGCAGTTAATCTGCAATACAAAGATTTACCTCAAAATGTAATTCACGAAGTTAAAAGATTTCTCTACGATTCAGTTGGCTGTGCGTTCGGTGGCTATCATACAAAGGATGTTAGAATATTACGTAACATCTATCACGATATGGGCGGAACAGATGAAGCAACAGTAATAGGATTTGGAGATAAAATTCCTGCTGTTAATGCTACACTTATAAACTCGCTTATGATTCGTGCTTTAGATTTTAACGATATTTACTGGAAAGAAGATCCATCGCATCCATCCGATTTAATCCCTGCTGCACTTTCGGTGGCTGAAATGGTTGGTGCGCCAATGGAAGAAGTGATAACTGCAATTGTTCTTGCTTATGAATTTGAACAAAGACTTTGCGAGTTTGCTGTGCCGGGAGTTCGTGAGCGCAAATGGCATCACGCAACTTTAACACAATTTGTTTCTCCAATTGTTGCTGGAAAAATTCTCGGTCTAACTGTGGATCAAATGGTAAATGCAATTGGAATAAGTGGAAGCCACAGTCACACTATCGGCTGTCCAACTGCCGGCAAATTAACAATGATGAAAAATACTGTTGATCCAATGGCAACACAAGCTGGAGTTTTTGCTGCTCTGATGGCAAAGCGTGGCTACACAGGAACCGAAGCTGTGTTTGAAGGCAAAGAAGGTTTTATGGATTGCTTTCTTGGTTATAATGTTAAAGATCAAAAAATCGAACCGCAAAGTATGAAAGGTCGTGATGGAGTTTCTGAGTGGAAATGGAATATTGATAAACTTATCGGTGGACTCGGTGAATCTTACAAAATTCTTGAATGCGGAATGAAAGCATTTCCAACTGAAGCATTAACACATACACATCTTTCTGCAACATTAAATGTTATAACAAAAAATAATATTAGTTATGATCAGGTTGAAACTGTTACGCTTACAACATTAGCACAAGCGTATGATATTCTTTTTGATCCGCATAAATATCGCCCTGAATCAAGAGAAACTGCAGATCACTCACTTCCCTATTGTGTGGCTGCAGCTTTGGTTGATCATAAAGTAACTACGCAATCTTTTTCAGATGAAAAATTAAAAGACTCAAGAATCTGGGCGGTGAGAGATAAAATTAAAGGTGAGCCTTCGGTAGAGTTTGAAAAGATGTTTCCAGCAAAACAGCCAAGCAAGGTTATTGTTAGAACGAAAGATGGAAGAGAATTTTCTGAGTATCTTGAATATCCAAAGGGTGATCCACGTGAACCAATGACGATGGAAGACCTTGATAATAAGTTTGATGCACTTTCATCACAACTGCTT
- the lysF gene encoding homoaconitase, producing MAQTLIEKISQKFTVGLGKNHEVHAGDYLSIKPAYVMTHDNTGAVIPKFKSIGATKLFNPRQVVNTLDHNVQDKSEKNLEKYKKIEEFAKSMGADFYPAGRGIGHQIMCEEGYAFPGTMVVASDSHSNMYGGLGCLGTPIVRTDAAAIWATGRTWWQVPPIAKVELKGSLRQGVTGKDVIIALCGYFNHDEVLNHAIEFVGDGIRYLTIDERLAIANMTTEWGALAGVFPIDLATILWLKKRERFIEHRELWESITSGEGVFSDADGKGIHPRINHKRIEELEHNIPQADADLPDGKAGAFYAKELTIDLSTVEPFVSGPNTVKTYAAVSELREKNITINKAYLVSCVNSRVDDIAEAAAVVKGKKVNPNVKLYIAAASSEVQKEAERYGYWQSLIEAGAIPLPPGCGPCIGLGTGLLEDGEVGISATNRNFKGRMGSPNAQAYLASPAVVAASAISGKIDYDWKNKEHRELKGSIKINQKKTATKSSVKIIDGFKPVVEGELIFCHQDNMNTDGIYPGKYTYNDDMTPQQQAEVVMENYDPEFVKITKAGNILVGGFNFGTGSSREQAATALKYKGIQLVVAGTFNETYKRNALNNGYLLIECPQLVNDLKAKYGKEKLTVKSGMNIKLDFKNSSLTFDNKTYSIDPVGEAAQELIVTGGLEEWVKKNL from the coding sequence ATGGCTCAAACACTAATAGAAAAGATATCACAGAAATTCACAGTTGGATTAGGAAAAAATCACGAAGTTCACGCAGGTGATTATCTTTCAATCAAACCCGCTTATGTAATGACGCACGATAACACAGGTGCAGTAATTCCGAAATTCAAATCCATCGGAGCAACAAAACTTTTTAATCCACGACAAGTAGTAAACACTCTTGATCATAATGTTCAGGATAAATCTGAAAAGAATTTGGAGAAGTACAAAAAGATTGAAGAGTTTGCTAAATCAATGGGTGCGGATTTCTATCCCGCTGGGCGTGGAATTGGTCATCAAATAATGTGTGAAGAAGGTTATGCTTTTCCAGGTACGATGGTTGTTGCTTCTGATTCACACTCAAATATGTACGGCGGATTAGGATGTCTTGGAACTCCAATTGTTCGAACAGACGCTGCAGCAATATGGGCAACAGGCAGAACCTGGTGGCAAGTTCCTCCGATTGCAAAAGTTGAATTAAAAGGCAGCTTACGACAAGGCGTAACAGGTAAAGATGTTATCATTGCTTTGTGCGGCTATTTCAATCACGATGAAGTATTGAACCATGCAATAGAATTTGTTGGTGATGGAATTCGTTATTTAACAATCGATGAGCGATTAGCAATCGCAAATATGACAACGGAATGGGGTGCACTTGCCGGTGTCTTCCCTATCGATCTAGCAACAATTCTATGGTTAAAGAAACGAGAAAGATTTATTGAGCATCGCGAACTTTGGGAATCCATCACTTCGGGAGAAGGAGTTTTTTCTGATGCTGATGGGAAAGGGATTCATCCAAGAATAAATCATAAACGAATTGAAGAATTGGAACATAACATACCACAAGCAGATGCTGACCTGCCTGACGGCAAGGCAGGTGCTTTTTATGCAAAAGAATTAACAATTGATTTATCGACTGTAGAACCTTTTGTTTCTGGACCAAACACTGTAAAAACTTATGCTGCTGTTTCAGAACTAAGAGAAAAAAATATTACAATCAACAAGGCGTACCTTGTTTCCTGCGTAAATAGTCGTGTTGATGATATTGCAGAAGCTGCTGCAGTTGTTAAAGGTAAAAAAGTTAATCCGAATGTAAAGCTCTATATAGCTGCTGCATCGAGTGAAGTTCAGAAAGAAGCAGAACGCTACGGTTACTGGCAATCTCTGATTGAAGCTGGTGCAATTCCACTTCCGCCGGGCTGTGGACCTTGTATTGGACTTGGAACTGGTTTACTGGAAGATGGTGAAGTTGGAATATCTGCAACTAACAGAAACTTCAAAGGAAGAATGGGTTCTCCAAATGCACAAGCTTATCTTGCATCTCCTGCAGTTGTTGCTGCATCTGCAATTTCCGGCAAGATTGACTACGATTGGAAAAATAAAGAACATCGCGAACTAAAAGGCTCAATAAAGATCAATCAGAAAAAAACTGCAACAAAATCTTCTGTAAAAATTATTGACGGTTTTAAACCAGTTGTTGAAGGAGAATTAATTTTCTGTCATCAAGATAATATGAATACAGATGGAATTTATCCCGGCAAATACACCTACAATGATGATATGACTCCGCAGCAACAGGCAGAAGTTGTGATGGAAAATTACGACCCGGAGTTTGTGAAGATTACTAAGGCTGGAAATATTCTTGTTGGTGGATTTAATTTTGGAACAGGTTCATCCCGTGAGCAAGCTGCAACGGCGTTAAAGTATAAAGGTATTCAATTAGTTGTTGCCGGAACATTTAATGAAACTTATAAACGCAACGCACTAAACAATGGTTACTTGTTAATTGAGTGTCCACAGCTCGTAAATGATTTAAAAGCAAAGTATGGAAAAGAAAAACTAACTGTAAAATCAGGAATGAACATAAAATTAGATTTTAAAAATTCATCTTTAACATTTGATAACAAAACTTATTCTATCGATCCAGTTGGGGAAGCAGCACAAGAGCTTATTGTTACTGGGGGATTGGAAGAGTGGGTTAAGAAGAATCTTTAA
- a CDS encoding ORF6N domain-containing protein, translating into MKNKSLIPTESLMNKILVIRNQKVILDRDLAILYGVETRALKQAVIRNEKRFPSDFMFLLNNKEIGKMVSQNVIPSKSYFGGANPMAFTEQGVAMLSSVLKSERAIEVNILIMRAFVKLREIIYTHKKVADKLKELENKFKDHDDQITQIIQVINQLMTPPDPPKKKIGFTLD; encoded by the coding sequence ATGAAAAATAAATCCTTGATTCCTACTGAAAGTTTAATGAATAAAATTCTTGTAATCAGAAATCAAAAAGTTATTCTGGATAGAGACCTGGCAATATTATATGGAGTAGAAACCCGTGCATTAAAGCAAGCAGTTATTAGAAATGAAAAACGCTTTCCGTCTGATTTTATGTTTCTACTCAATAACAAAGAAATTGGGAAGATGGTATCACAAAATGTGATACCATCTAAAAGTTATTTCGGTGGAGCAAATCCAATGGCTTTTACAGAACAAGGAGTTGCAATGCTATCTTCGGTTTTAAAGAGCGAAAGAGCAATTGAAGTAAATATTCTAATTATGCGTGCATTCGTAAAGTTAAGAGAAATAATCTATACACATAAAAAAGTTGCAGATAAATTAAAAGAGTTAGAAAACAAATTTAAAGATCACGATGATCAGATAACTCAAATCATTCAGGTAATAAATCAACTAATGACTCCTCCTGATCCACCCAAAAAGAAAATTGGTTTTACATTAGATTAA